The sequence GCGGTAAAGTAAATAACATCTAGGGAGGGAATAGGTTATGCAAAGTTTGTCTATTGGAACTCAAGCTGTACAGCAGCTTGCTATGAAACCGACAACAACTAAGTCCTCAGCAGATAGCGCTGATTCAACGGACAGCTTCGGTTCTTATTTGGAAGACGCACTGAATCAAGTATCTGCTCAGGAGCAAACTTCTAAGGATATGAGTAACAAGTTTGTTTTGGGAGAAGTAAATATAGATGAAGCAATGATTTCATCGCAACAGGCTCTGCTAAGTTTGCAACTGACTACTCAAGTCCGGAACAAAGTGATTGAAGCCTATCAGGAAATTATGAGAACTCAGATTTAGATAATCCTAGTTTGATTTCGGATGGGGTGACACTGTGAATGAAAGATTGGCCCAATATCGGGAGAAATTGCTCCTGTATTGGAACAAATTTAGTGGTAAACAAAAAATATTATTTTTTTCAACATTGTTTATCATCATAATAATAATCGTAGTTTTGACAATGCAACTATCGAAGACGGAATACGAAGTGGCTTTTAAGGATTTGGATAGCACGGATTCAGCTGGCGTAATGACTTATCTGGACTCAGCTGGGATTTCTTACCGTTTAAGTCCTGATGGAAAAAGTATCTCTGTACCTAGTACTGAAGCAGCACGAATTAAGGTAGACATAGGGTCTCAGGGGATTGTGCAAGGTGGTTCTATTGGTTACAAAGTATTTGACACAAATTCATCAATGATAGGCACAACTGACAGTGAATTTAATGTGAAGTACAATAACGCACTAAACGGTGAAGTGGAACAATTAATGAGGCGTATGCAGGGAATCAAGGACGTCAAAGTCCTTATTAATCTGCCCAAAGAGACCGTGTTTGCCTCACAGTCTGATCAGGAGCAGGCATCTGCTTCCGTGGTGCTTACCTTTACCCCGGGATTTAGACCGAGTCAAGATAATATCGACGGATACTTCAATCTTGTAAAGACAGCGGTACCCAATTTGCCGATTGCAAACATAACGATCGCTAATAATGAAGTTGAATTAATGCCTACAGCCAAAGGTGGACAGGCAGGGGTCTCCAGTCAAGTAGAAGAGAATTTTGCACTGCAAAAGAAATTTGAGGATGACGTCAAAAAAGATGTCAAACAATTTTTGAGCACTCTTACTGGTCCCGACAAAGTGGATGTCTTGGTATTCTCCAAGCTGAACTTCGATAAAGAAAGTCGTAAAGAGGATCTTGTTACTCCTGTTGATGTACCAAATATGAAGGGGATCGAGATCAGTTCGCAAATTATCAGCAATACTTATTCGGGTCAGGGAAACACCACTGGAGGCGTAGCAGGTACGGGTTCACAAGATGTTGCGGGGTACCCTTCAGGAACGAATACAGGCACGTCAACCTCGGATGAATCTTCGGAAACGAGGAATTATGAGGTCAATAGAATCACAAGAGATATAATAGCCAGCCCTTATTCTGTAAAAGATTTAACCATAAATGTTGCTGTTGAACCACCAACTGGTCAAACTACTTTGGATCAGCCTACATCGGCTGCCATCCAAAATATTCTGGTCAATATCGTCCGTGCTTCACTTGCGGATTCTGGTGTTATTTATACAGACGCTGATTTAGCAAAAAAAGTTTCGGTTTATTCACAGCAATTTGGTAGTAATACTGTAACTGCTACTTCGGCTGGACTAGCAACATGGATGATATGGGCGATCGGCGCAGCTGCACTGCTCGTCGGTGTCGGTGGTGGATATCTGTTCTACCGTAGTCGTAAAAAGACTGCTGAAGAGGAAGAAGAAGACATTCCATTACAAGTTCCAACTGAATTTCCATCTATTAATATGGAGAGTGTGACGAATGACAGTCAAGTTCGTAAGCAGCTTGAGAATCTGGCAAAGAAGAAGCCGGATGAATTCGTAAATCTGCTACGTACATGGCTTGCTGACGAACAGAGGTGAACCAATGGCAAAAGCTAACCAGCAGGTACTTAGCGGCCGTCAAAAGGCGGCAATCCTGCTTATCACACT comes from Paenibacillus sp. 19GGS1-52 and encodes:
- the fliE gene encoding flagellar hook-basal body complex protein FliE; the protein is MQSLSIGTQAVQQLAMKPTTTKSSADSADSTDSFGSYLEDALNQVSAQEQTSKDMSNKFVLGEVNIDEAMISSQQALLSLQLTTQVRNKVIEAYQEIMRTQI
- the fliF gene encoding flagellar basal-body MS-ring/collar protein FliF; this encodes MNERLAQYREKLLLYWNKFSGKQKILFFSTLFIIIIIIVVLTMQLSKTEYEVAFKDLDSTDSAGVMTYLDSAGISYRLSPDGKSISVPSTEAARIKVDIGSQGIVQGGSIGYKVFDTNSSMIGTTDSEFNVKYNNALNGEVEQLMRRMQGIKDVKVLINLPKETVFASQSDQEQASASVVLTFTPGFRPSQDNIDGYFNLVKTAVPNLPIANITIANNEVELMPTAKGGQAGVSSQVEENFALQKKFEDDVKKDVKQFLSTLTGPDKVDVLVFSKLNFDKESRKEDLVTPVDVPNMKGIEISSQIISNTYSGQGNTTGGVAGTGSQDVAGYPSGTNTGTSTSDESSETRNYEVNRITRDIIASPYSVKDLTINVAVEPPTGQTTLDQPTSAAIQNILVNIVRASLADSGVIYTDADLAKKVSVYSQQFGSNTVTATSAGLATWMIWAIGAAALLVGVGGGYLFYRSRKKTAEEEEEDIPLQVPTEFPSINMESVTNDSQVRKQLENLAKKKPDEFVNLLRTWLADEQR